From one Henriciella marina DSM 19595 genomic stretch:
- a CDS encoding GNAT family N-acetyltransferase encodes MIEILPETPALHAAAIEDLFDRTFGPGHFAKTAERLREYSTSVPGVNRVAVVDGNTVIGVCRVWPLKVGPNGDRALFYGPVAVSPAWRGSELGLKLTEAALEAGKAAGWPAAVLIGAPEYFGRIGFEVTPRGRLTFPGPQDQSRVMVMDLASDASLLEGLVTGA; translated from the coding sequence ATGATCGAGATCCTCCCAGAGACGCCCGCCTTGCACGCGGCGGCGATAGAAGACCTGTTCGACCGTACCTTCGGACCGGGCCACTTTGCCAAGACCGCAGAGCGGCTTCGCGAATATTCTACCTCCGTGCCGGGCGTGAACCGGGTTGCCGTCGTCGACGGAAATACCGTCATCGGCGTCTGCCGTGTCTGGCCGCTCAAGGTCGGGCCAAATGGCGACAGGGCGCTTTTCTATGGCCCGGTCGCGGTCTCGCCCGCCTGGCGGGGCTCAGAGCTTGGCCTGAAACTGACCGAAGCGGCGCTTGAGGCCGGGAAAGCGGCTGGCTGGCCGGCTGCCGTCCTGATTGGCGCGCCTGAGTATTTCGGGCGGATTGGCTTTGAAGTGACGCCGCGCGGGCGCCTCACCTTTCCGGGCCCGCAGGATCAGTCGCGCGTCATGGTGATGGACCTTGCCAGCGATGCCAGTCTGCTCGAAGGCCTCGTGACTGGGGCCTAG
- a CDS encoding alpha/beta fold hydrolase: MSDGNLPRKAATADDMTLAHYNGEKPPAPDWFNWAISQEARASTVDVDGASIAYRSWGDPAKPGLLLAHGNGAHGRWWDFIAPFLAADYHVVAPTFSGMGESDWRDAYTFPGFSREQHAVCEDAGLFAHATKPILVSHSFGGIISLFTTIAEGGDKFGGAVIVDSHIEPPGDERPRPPRRARANRIYPDFNSALERFRLAPPQPCDNHYIVDYIARHSIREMPGEDGEQGYSWKFDPFIFNSLMSEWNDIDLTSLDTRCPIVFMRGGLSDLVPDRVADYMCSLQDPPVPMITVPEAYHHVMLDQPLAFVSAIRGLLAGQSKPDLAFATALNPP; encoded by the coding sequence ATGAGTGACGGTAATTTGCCCCGTAAGGCCGCCACGGCGGATGACATGACGCTCGCCCACTACAATGGCGAGAAACCGCCTGCGCCGGACTGGTTCAACTGGGCGATCAGCCAGGAAGCCAGAGCCTCGACAGTCGATGTTGACGGCGCCTCCATCGCCTATCGAAGCTGGGGTGACCCGGCAAAGCCGGGCCTGTTGCTTGCGCATGGCAATGGCGCCCATGGCCGCTGGTGGGACTTCATCGCGCCTTTCCTTGCCGCCGATTATCATGTTGTTGCGCCGACCTTTTCCGGCATGGGCGAAAGCGATTGGCGTGACGCCTATACGTTTCCGGGCTTCAGCCGCGAACAGCATGCCGTCTGCGAAGACGCGGGTCTGTTTGCGCATGCGACGAAACCAATCCTCGTGTCCCATTCCTTTGGTGGCATCATTTCGCTTTTTACCACGATCGCCGAAGGCGGGGACAAATTTGGCGGCGCGGTGATCGTCGACAGCCATATCGAACCGCCCGGCGATGAACGGCCAAGACCGCCGCGTCGCGCCCGCGCCAACAGGATCTACCCGGACTTCAATTCTGCACTTGAGCGCTTCCGGCTTGCGCCGCCGCAGCCCTGCGACAACCACTATATCGTCGACTATATCGCCCGTCACAGTATCCGGGAAATGCCCGGTGAGGATGGCGAGCAGGGCTATTCCTGGAAGTTTGATCCTTTCATCTTCAACTCGCTGATGAGTGAGTGGAATGATATCGACCTGACGAGCCTCGATACGCGTTGCCCGATCGTCTTCATGCGGGGCGGCCTCTCTGACCTCGTGCCGGACAGGGTGGCGGACTATATGTGCTCGCTTCAGGACCCGCCGGTGCCAATGATCACGGTGCCGGAAGCCTATCACCATGTCATGCTCGACCAGCCGCTTGCTTTCGTGTCGGCAATTCGCGGCCTTCTGGCTGGCCAGTCAAAGCCTGATTTGGCGTTTGCAACCGCACTGAACCCACCCTAA